Part of the Lolium rigidum isolate FL_2022 chromosome 6, APGP_CSIRO_Lrig_0.1, whole genome shotgun sequence genome, TTCAGAGTTCCTACAGTGATGCCGAGACAGAGGTACATGAACGTAAATTATTAGTCAAAAGGTAAAAAACACATGATTGCCGAGTGAATTCTGATGAATCGGTAACCCTGTGGAACTTGGTTGGATTCTTCAGGTCAGCTTGGTAGAGCTTCAGGAAAGGTGAATGGTTCTGAATTCTAAGCATTACACATACCTTTCTCATAAGGAACATAAGGGACTTTTTTTGCACTTCTACTAGATTATCCTTTCGCATACTAGTACTTATCTGCGATGCTCAGCAATGTATCTCACGGCGCAACTTCAAGCGCGAACTTCCCATAGTTGCCTACTAGAGAACGAGGCCACGATAAGACATATGGACAAACATCGCCATCAAAGGTCCTCTGAAACAGCATTTCCAGCTCCATTGTTTCCAAGCAAAGGCTCAAGAACCAGCAAGGGTTTTGAGGATCATGATGCATCTTGGATGTTGCTAAGTACACAAACCCATTCCTGATGGCAACAACATTCATGTCATCAAGGTCGTCTGGTAGGTCCCCGAGGACATGCTGAATTCGTGTGCCCAAATCGACTACTCTGCCCAGCTCCCATCTCTCAACACCAGTATCATCAGTTGTGCGTAGAAAGACGCCGACGAAGAGTTCAAACGCATAAACAATACAAGGCGCGCCATCTTTGGTTTCACCGATGACAAAGCTGACATCTCGACTCCTCAAGTAGTGAGGCAAGTCAGAGAGAGAGAAGTCCATAGTGGTTGTGTCCAATGTGATGATACTCTCCCTATTGTTGCAAACCCAGTAGATGAACATCCCATTAGCCTGCGTGCCCTTCATAGGAAAATCCTATACATCGACCAGGTCGGccgctaccgcgcgccgcacacccccgcgctcggtatgggccggcctggtcggcccagttcgcctattttttccttttctgtttctttttctttttctgtttttgtttttgtttcttttttccttttccttttctttcctttttcttctttattttctgtttctattttttttgttttcttttgtttcctttctgtttatttttatttttgttcaaatttgaaaaaagtttaaaaacagaaaaattttaaaattgaaaattgttcataattcaaaaattgttcaaattttaataacgttcaaatttgaaaaccgttcaaatacaaaaaatgttcaaattataaaagcgttTAAAATCTGttcgaatttgaaaaatgttcaaatacaaaaaatgttcaaattataaaagcgttcaaatttgaaatccgttcaaatatataaagcgttcaaattttaaaaaatgatcaaattcaaaaaatgttcataactaaaaatgttaatttttggacaaaataaattttacaaattttaaaaaatgttcaaatttatatTATGTCCATatccgaaaatgttcaaatttcgaaaaaaaattaaatcaaaatctgaacatttttaaaattccgaatctgaacagattttaaaattttgttcACCGATTTTTTTTAAGTTAGATGTTGAAAAAAAATtaacagaaaagaaacagaaaaaaaagaaaaaaacggaCCTACTCTTACTGGGCCACGGCCCAACCCACCGACCTGATCGCTGGGGTGTGCGGTGCCCTGTACATGCCGACCGGGTCGGTGTACAGCAgcctcccccccccccttcatAACCCATTGTCTGTCGGTGCGTGGCTTCGGTAAGACTCAGGCCCGGGCCGACGGGAGTGCGGCCCGTGCGGCCGCACAGGGCCCCAAAATTTTGGGGGCCCAGAATTTCGAAATGGGCCTTCTTTATAGAGTATATAAATTTACTTCAGATGTACACCATGTAACTAGCTCAGTTCTCTTGGATGCACGCCTGCTAAATTGTTAACCACGAGGTTGCAAGTTCAATTCACGAACCAGCGCGCATcatgtttctatttttttctttgtcTTTTTTCTTTCTATTCTGCTGCATTTATAAATCACACTATACCTGCTAGGATGTTGCACGTTCAAAACCCACACTATCATTCATGATTGATGCCTATGATACAAATACTACTTTTGAAAAGCTGCATATATTTACAAATCAAACTATACCTACTTTCAAAATAAATTTCTAGTTCACATCTTAAAGATGTCAGAAACTTTGTACTGCGATATGTTCACTTCTCATATTCAAATTAAACAATTAACTACCCCACAAAAAATATTCGGTTCTAATTTATAGAGAGTGACAAATTTGACATACGGCTGTTGTATTCCTCCTCCTGGGGTAGTTTTTAATAGGCTTATCTATATACATGTACTTTTTTGGGATGGTTTTACATGCATCACAACCATTAGATGTAGATCTTTTTCTAGGACCATCAGCCCGGTCAGGTTTTTAAACAATATGCTtccttttgaaaatatttttaaGATACTATTATCAGCAGTTTAAAATCTATGGTCGTCGAGAGTAGTTTTTCAGCTTGGACGTCCACTTAAGACATATACATATATATGTTATAATTGTTCATTAGCTATATTTTTCTAGTGAGATAGTACCCCATTTTAAATTTTCGCACAGGGCCCCGGATTTTGCCGGCCTGGCCCTGGTAAGACTTGAAACCATGGGAGATTGCGCCACTCCCAGGTGTCCGAGGAGAAGACCGCAGCCCTCACCCTGGACTCGTCATGCGCAAGCCACACCACACGGAACGAACTGGGGTCCTCCTCAGAGTAGATGAACTGAGGATCCACCAGGACCCCGCAGCCACGGCAATCGTCCAATATGTCCTCAGACGAAAGAAATGAGCCACGATTCGACCGTGACAACGGGTTGAACAAGAGGAGCAAGCACTCGTCCCAGTCGTTGAGCATGAGGAAGCCGTCACGGCAGTCGAAAACATCCCAGCATGGGGGCATGCCGGGGCCGTGCACGTGTTGGACGGAGGTGAGGAAGAAGTCGCCGCCGCGAACCGCGGCCGCCAGATCCAGGTCGGGGCGGCGGGTCGGCACGAAGGCGGGGAAGGCGGGGGCGTTAGGGTATTGGACGGGGCTGAAGGGCGAGAAGAAAAGGCCGAGGGCAGGCGCCGGGTGGAGGGCGCGGAAGCGGCGGCGGAAGGACGGTGAGGAGGCCACCGCGCTGCGCCACGCCCTGcaggtgagggcatctccaaccgggcgacccaaacggacgcgctgggccgtccgttttgggccgtttgcgtgcccgagcggacgcgcggacagcgccccgcgtccgcgcgtgtttgggtcgcgcggtgcgcccaacgcggcagatttgggtcgcggcgccctatggtatgcttttcttgtaaattcactagagaaacgcaaaaaaatattatagaaaatatataaaatagtacaaatgctcaaaatgtattacacattacatagtccatgtaatcaaggataaagtattattcaaataaaatgaaaaaacgatacaaatgctctaggcttcaggagttccttcatcattgttgtttgcaacattgttgcctacgtgctgccacatgtgctcgaccaaatcagcctgaagctggttgtgtacagctagatctcgaatttcatggtgcgcatgaagaatgtcctggaatgatgccggagcaccttgctgaggagtaaccaactctccttggccttcccattcattatcaaagagtgaatcatcccgctctacctcaacaatcatgttatgcatgattacacaagcggtcatcacctcccacagagtttgcacatcccaggctctggcagggtgtctgacgatagcccaacgagcttggaggatgccaaacgcccgctcgacatctttccgggctgcctcctcgctctttggcaaaccttgcctcctcgcTCGCAGttggggtttcggattgtcttcacgagtgtagcccaaggtggatagataccatcagcaaggtagtaccccttcgtgtagtggtggccattgatctcaaaatccacatcgtgggaccgaccgtacgctagcctatcaaacaccggagagcgccgcagcacattgatgtcattgtgcgagccagccattccgaagaatgagtgccaaatccatgtgtcatgggaagcaacagcttcaagaatgaccgtgCACCCCTCGAATGGCCGCCGTATACccccgccaaccaaaggggcagttcttccactcccagtgcatgcagtctatgctgccaagcatcccaggaaaacccccggaagcgttgatcgacaacggacgagctgtgtcctccgcattaggttgccggaggtatcgttctccgaacgaaccgatcacagctctgcagaacctgtacatcgattccaagccggttgactcactcatgcgcgtgtactcatctacgaaatcaccggcaacgccatatgcgagcatcctaatcgctgccgtgcatttctggtacgaagagaggcctaccttgccaattgcatccactttcgcacgaagtagtcgtcgtagatcttcacagcatccattatccggcggaacagcggcctggtcatccgaaaacgacggcgaaacatggacggcacgaacaatggcttgggtttgaagtagtcgttgtagagctggtcgtggccgcgttctcttttgcggtccaaggcggccgcgcgccccggcaaggacccccgatgcacggggatttgcgagacgacatgctcgtggatgagcagcgcaacatccgtgaaaaattcgtcgtcagactcctcttctgacgacgtgtcgatgaagttcttgaagtagtactcgtcgtcgctgtccaccatgatctgaaaagggacacattttagttcgagcatttgaccgaacacctcgcaggcggaggcgatccaaatgcttctgTAGGGACCTGCAGAAGCGGCCGTCTCAGACGACGTCCGGTCTGGATACACAGTgcaggagagctcacctccggcggaaacggcgaagctgcgaacggcgggaggtgtcgcgacggtgagaggacaacagcgccggcggcggcgtccaccgactctgctacgacgcggcgaaagcagcgcgggacctcgacctatgcttccgccccgcttgccggcgtctcgacgacgatggccggcggcgacgcgctcccaaatcgccggtccgtgggtggcggcggagcggtggggagatgtgggcgacgggcttgtgttttgggaggcagacgaGGCGGGCCgagggcggacaagggaggacgggagcgaccagcctttcgcgtccgcggccacacaaactcgtccaagatttgggccgggtttgggtcgtcccggacgccgcggccatccgttttagggatgggtccgcgcgctgggccgcggttttgtccgtttcgacccatccggacgcgcgggcgcgggatgggtcgcccggttggagataccCTGAGTGCGGCGCGAATGAGCGTCGCCagggaggggaggcggcggaaGATTTCGAACAGTATGTCCTCGCCAAGGCAGTCTATGCATGAGGCAGACGCTCCGCGGTTCCCTCCACGGCGACGCCGCCGGGGCTGGCGGCCGCCGGGGCTGGCGGCCGCCGGGCATGGTTGCGAAAAGAGTGATCAGTGATGTGGATTTTGCCAAGAAGAGTACCCGTGTGCATGTTTGTTTAGGGTTGCACCGCACGTGCTAGGCCGCAGCACATGGTCCATGGGCTACAATCCCGGCCTCATGCGCACTCCCCGCCTGGGCCAACCCTCTGCCGTGATttggatttatttatttttctaagaCTTATCAAGGCTGTGGCCATGGCAATTCCAATTTTCTCCATGTCTTGCTTTAAGCTACCTAGAGGCCTGTGTGAAGCCATCAATGCAATGCTCAGGAGCTTCTGGTGGGGCAGCAAGGATGGGAAACGGAAGACCTGCTGGGTGTCTTGGGAAACAATGTGCTCCCCAAAATTTTCCGGGGGAATGGGTTTCCGCGACATCGAGATTTTCAACTTGGCCATGTTGGCGCGCCAAGCCTGGCGCATACTTCAGAACCCGGCTGCCCTGAGCTCTCGTATTCTGAAGGCGGTGTACCACCCATCCTCTGATTTCCTTGAGGCGCACCTTGGCTCTCACCCATCTCAGGTGTGGAGGGCGATAGTGGAGGGAAGAGACGCTATGAAGCAAGGTCTCATAAGAAGGATCGGCTCGGGGGAGAACACGCATGCGTGGAACCAAAATTGGTTGCCGCGTGATCATATGCTCAGGCCCCTTGCTCGCCTCGAGGCTGCCGGAGATCCCCCGGAGCGGGTGTCTAGCTTCATTGACGCCACGACTGCGACGTGGAATACCGAGCTACTCCGTACATGGTTCCTTCCCATGGATGTGGAGGTGATCAAAACCATACCTCTGTCAACCCGGCATTTCGATAACAGATG contains:
- the LOC124663552 gene encoding uncharacterized protein LOC124663552 yields the protein MDHVLRPSTPGGRQPRRRRRGGNRGASASCIDCLGEDILFEIFRRLPSLATLIRAALSCRAWRSAVASSPSFRRRFRALHPAPALGLFFSPFSPVQYPNAPAFPAFVPTRRPDLDLAAAVRGGDFFLTSVQHVHGPGMPPCWDVFDCRDGFLMLNDWDECLLLLFNPLSRSNRGSFLSSEDILDDCRGCGVLVDPQFIYSEEDPSSFRVVWLAHDESRVRAAVFSSDTWEWRNLPWFQANGMFIYWVCNNRESIITLDTTTMDFSLSDLPHYLRSRDVSFVIGETKDGAPCIVYAFELFVGVFLRTTDDTGVERWELGRVVDLGTRIQHVLGDLPDDLDDMNVVAIRNGFVYLATSKMHHDPQNPCWFLSLCLETMELEMLFQRTFDGDVCPYVLSWPRSLVGNYGKFALEVAP